In Akkermansia muciniphila, one DNA window encodes the following:
- a CDS encoding TonB-dependent receptor codes for MSSKALAQTQDKALQLNLASTIYGTFAEIGAGQETANWFFRASGAAGTVAKTISAYDMTVSDTLYGPVKRYVSEERLKGMLDYEFSQLINRLGPQRGKDTRFFAFCNTVKVKGYRDNGPWHGWIGVRFQLKPEAKPSDLIIHVRLNDPDHDRQMKDLGILGVNILHAVFFKRDRLEEFIESLVDNLDPRLVEIDVVRFEGHGFSMVDNRLFALQLVQSGLTPATLFLANGQVAQAADVLYKRPIVLMRGSFNPVCNLHLEVMAQVKKTFLSHINETQADRCMEICEISMNNLLRGDDVDHLEFLDRADSLKALGKNVLITKMARFDNLSGLLARYTREPIAIALSIGLLNELFKEKWTEDIPGGILESFGRTFQNKTRLYVSPWLNRKSGEFVTARTFRAPEQYVHLYQHFLANGLVVDVPFFNEFLLRHTPRDIQRMIAADEDVWKTLVPEEAHRSALHFR; via the coding sequence ATGAGTTCCAAAGCATTAGCGCAAACACAGGATAAAGCCCTCCAACTCAACCTGGCTTCCACCATTTACGGCACCTTCGCGGAAATCGGCGCCGGACAGGAAACGGCCAACTGGTTTTTCCGGGCCTCCGGAGCCGCCGGAACAGTGGCCAAAACCATCTCCGCCTATGACATGACCGTCAGCGACACCCTGTACGGGCCGGTCAAGCGTTACGTTTCTGAAGAACGCCTCAAGGGCATGCTGGACTATGAGTTCAGCCAGCTCATCAACCGCCTGGGCCCCCAGCGCGGCAAAGACACCCGCTTCTTCGCCTTCTGCAATACGGTAAAAGTCAAGGGCTACCGGGACAACGGCCCCTGGCACGGCTGGATAGGGGTGCGCTTCCAGCTGAAACCGGAGGCAAAACCGTCCGACCTGATTATCCACGTCCGCCTGAACGACCCGGACCACGACCGCCAGATGAAGGACCTGGGCATTCTGGGCGTCAACATCCTGCACGCCGTCTTTTTCAAAAGGGACCGTCTGGAGGAATTCATTGAATCCCTGGTGGACAACCTGGATCCCCGGCTGGTGGAAATAGACGTCGTCCGTTTTGAGGGCCACGGCTTTTCCATGGTGGACAACCGCCTGTTCGCGCTCCAGCTTGTCCAATCCGGCCTGACGCCGGCCACCCTGTTCCTGGCAAACGGCCAGGTGGCCCAGGCGGCGGATGTGCTGTACAAGCGCCCCATCGTGCTGATGAGGGGCAGTTTCAACCCCGTCTGCAATCTGCATCTGGAAGTCATGGCCCAGGTGAAAAAAACCTTCCTCTCCCACATCAATGAGACGCAGGCGGACCGCTGCATGGAAATTTGCGAAATATCCATGAACAACCTGCTGCGCGGCGATGATGTGGACCACCTGGAATTCCTGGACCGGGCGGACAGCCTCAAGGCCCTCGGCAAAAACGTGCTGATTACCAAAATGGCCCGTTTCGACAACCTTTCCGGGCTGCTCGCGCGCTACACGCGGGAGCCCATTGCCATCGCCCTCTCCATCGGCCTGCTGAATGAGCTGTTCAAGGAAAAATGGACGGAGGATATTCCGGGCGGCATCCTGGAATCCTTCGGCCGCACCTTCCAGAACAAAACGCGCCTGTACGTCTCCCCGTGGCTCAACCGCAAATCCGGCGAATTCGTCACGGCACGCACCTTCCGCGCCCCGGAACAGTACGTGCACCTGTACCAGCACTTCCTGGCGAACGGCCTGGTGGTGGACGTCCCCTTCTTCAATGAATTCCTGCTGCGCCATACGCCGCGGGACATCCAGCGCATGATCGCCGCGGATGAAGACGTCTGGAAAACGCTGGTTCCCGAGGAAGCGCACCGTTCCGCCCTCCATTTCCGGTAA